Proteins encoded in a region of the Xiphophorus couchianus chromosome 11, X_couchianus-1.0, whole genome shotgun sequence genome:
- the ins gene encoding insulin isoform X1, with protein MTPSLFCCSCLKNLSVCLQFSSGMAALWLQSFSLLVLLVVSWPGSQGVAPPQHLCGSHLVDALYLVCGDRGFFYSPKRDVDHLLEFLPSKTGTGSTHGGENEVAELAFKDQMEMMVKRSGIVEQCCHRPCSIFDLQNYCN; from the exons ATGACCCcctctttgttttgctgctcTTGTCTAAAGaatctgtctgtgtgtcttCAGTTCTCCTCCGGCATGGCAGCATTGTGGCTTCAGTCCTTCTCTCTGCTGGTCTTACTGGTTGTATCGTGGCCCGGCTCCCAGGGCGTTGCACCGCCGCAGCATCTATGCGGTTCTCACCTGGTTGACGCTCTCTACCTGGTCTGTGGGGACAGAGGCTTCTTCTACAGCCCCAAGAGGGATGTGGACCATCTCCTGG aGTTCCTCCCTTCAAAGACAGGCACAGGGTCGACTCATGGCGGTGAGAACGAGGTGGCTGAGTTGGCCTTCAAGGACCAGATGGAGATGATGGTTAAGAGGTCAGGCATCGTCGAGCAGTGCTGCCACAGGCCCTGCAGTATCTTTGACCTGCAGAACTACTGCAACTAA
- the ins gene encoding insulin isoform X2 encodes MAALWLQSFSLLVLLVVSWPGSQGVAPPQHLCGSHLVDALYLVCGDRGFFYSPKRDVDHLLEFLPSKTGTGSTHGGENEVAELAFKDQMEMMVKRSGIVEQCCHRPCSIFDLQNYCN; translated from the exons ATGGCAGCATTGTGGCTTCAGTCCTTCTCTCTGCTGGTCTTACTGGTTGTATCGTGGCCCGGCTCCCAGGGCGTTGCACCGCCGCAGCATCTATGCGGTTCTCACCTGGTTGACGCTCTCTACCTGGTCTGTGGGGACAGAGGCTTCTTCTACAGCCCCAAGAGGGATGTGGACCATCTCCTGG aGTTCCTCCCTTCAAAGACAGGCACAGGGTCGACTCATGGCGGTGAGAACGAGGTGGCTGAGTTGGCCTTCAAGGACCAGATGGAGATGATGGTTAAGAGGTCAGGCATCGTCGAGCAGTGCTGCCACAGGCCCTGCAGTATCTTTGACCTGCAGAACTACTGCAACTAA